In one Pseudomonas tensinigenes genomic region, the following are encoded:
- a CDS encoding intermembrane transport protein PqiB codes for MTDLPVAKTRPASNWSAIWVLPLIALIIGGWLGWRAYSETGIEVQIRFESGEGIQANKTEVMYKGMPVGKVKALKLDDEGNSKGVIATVEMNKDVEQYLKTSTRFWLVKPSVTLAGITGLETLVSGNYVAISPGEGEPVRKFKALAEEPPLSDAKPGLHLTIKADRLGSLNRGSPVFYKQIKVGQIKSYLLSEDQSTVELKVFIEPTYAKLVRKHTRFWNASGISIDANLSGVKVRSESLASIVAGGIAFATPENRKDSPPTDPSLPFRLYEDFDAAAAGIRVKVKLSDFEGLQAGRTPVMYKGIQVGNLKALKVDADLNSATAELTLDPLAEDYLVDGTQFWVVKPSISLAGITGLEALVKGNYIAVRPGDKGAPPKREFEARPKAPPLDLRSPGLHLVLFTDTLGSIDVGSPILYKQVKVGSVQSYQFSKTRKQLVIGVHIEKEYENLVNASTRFWNVSGVTLTGGLTGGIQVKSESLQTLMAGGIAFETPQAKAPLQKRIPRFRLFANHDDANQKGAVVTIKVDRADGLRSGTPVRFKGLDVGKIESVDLTDDLQSVILTARITEVPEKIARVGSQFWVVKPELGLIKTANLETLVTGQYIEVQPAAKNLGPQKNFVALASAPEVTKQEAGLSLVLSAARRGSLKPGVPVTYREITVGKVTGYELGQTADRVLVHILIEPKYAPLVRSGSRFWNTSGVGFDIGLFNGLTVRTESLETAIQGGIAFATPDGERMGNPARPEQTFPLFDKFEDEWLTWAPKISLGK; via the coding sequence ATGACTGATTTGCCCGTAGCGAAAACCCGACCGGCCTCGAACTGGTCTGCCATTTGGGTACTGCCTCTGATCGCGCTGATCATCGGTGGCTGGCTCGGCTGGCGTGCCTATTCCGAAACCGGTATCGAAGTTCAGATCCGTTTTGAAAGTGGCGAAGGCATCCAGGCCAACAAGACCGAGGTCATGTACAAAGGCATGCCGGTCGGTAAGGTCAAGGCGCTCAAGCTCGACGATGAAGGCAACTCAAAAGGTGTGATCGCCACCGTTGAGATGAACAAGGACGTCGAGCAATACCTCAAGACCAGCACGCGCTTCTGGCTGGTCAAACCGAGCGTGACCCTGGCCGGTATCACCGGTCTGGAAACCCTGGTTTCCGGTAACTACGTCGCCATCAGCCCTGGCGAAGGCGAGCCCGTGCGCAAGTTCAAAGCACTGGCCGAAGAGCCGCCGTTGTCGGACGCCAAGCCCGGTCTGCACCTGACCATCAAGGCTGATCGTCTCGGATCACTGAACCGTGGCAGCCCCGTGTTCTACAAGCAGATCAAAGTCGGCCAGATCAAAAGCTACCTGCTCTCGGAAGACCAGAGTACCGTCGAGCTCAAGGTTTTCATCGAGCCGACCTACGCCAAACTGGTGCGCAAACACACGCGTTTCTGGAATGCCAGCGGCATCAGCATCGACGCCAACCTGTCCGGGGTGAAAGTGCGCAGCGAATCGCTGGCCAGCATCGTCGCCGGTGGCATTGCCTTCGCTACGCCGGAGAACCGCAAGGATAGTCCACCGACCGATCCGAGCCTGCCTTTCCGTCTCTACGAAGACTTCGATGCCGCTGCTGCCGGCATTCGTGTGAAGGTCAAACTCAGCGACTTCGAAGGCCTGCAGGCTGGCCGTACGCCGGTGATGTACAAAGGCATTCAGGTCGGCAACCTGAAAGCGCTGAAGGTCGATGCGGATCTGAACAGCGCCACTGCCGAGCTGACTCTTGATCCGTTGGCCGAAGACTATCTGGTCGATGGCACGCAGTTCTGGGTGGTCAAACCATCGATTTCGCTGGCAGGCATCACCGGTCTGGAAGCCTTGGTGAAAGGTAACTACATCGCTGTGCGTCCGGGTGATAAAGGCGCGCCGCCGAAACGCGAGTTCGAGGCACGGCCAAAAGCGCCGCCGCTGGATCTGCGTTCGCCGGGTCTGCATCTGGTGTTGTTCACCGACACCCTTGGCTCGATCGATGTCGGCAGCCCGATTCTGTACAAACAGGTCAAGGTCGGTTCGGTGCAGAGCTATCAGTTCTCCAAGACCCGCAAGCAACTGGTGATCGGTGTACACATCGAGAAGGAATACGAAAACCTGGTCAACGCCTCGACGCGTTTCTGGAACGTCAGCGGTGTCACGCTGACCGGCGGGTTGACCGGTGGGATTCAAGTGAAGAGCGAATCGCTGCAGACCCTGATGGCCGGCGGTATCGCTTTCGAAACGCCGCAAGCCAAGGCACCGCTGCAGAAACGCATTCCGCGCTTCCGTCTGTTCGCCAATCACGATGACGCTAACCAGAAGGGCGCCGTAGTGACGATCAAGGTCGATCGCGCTGATGGTTTGCGCAGCGGCACGCCGGTTCGCTTCAAGGGTCTGGATGTCGGCAAGATCGAAAGTGTTGATCTGACTGACGATCTGCAATCGGTCATCCTCACGGCGCGCATCACTGAAGTGCCGGAGAAGATCGCCCGGGTTGGTAGCCAGTTCTGGGTGGTAAAACCTGAGTTGGGCTTGATCAAGACTGCCAATCTGGAAACTCTCGTGACCGGGCAGTACATCGAAGTGCAACCAGCGGCGAAGAACCTCGGCCCGCAGAAAAACTTCGTTGCCCTGGCCAGTGCGCCGGAAGTCACCAAGCAAGAGGCGGGTCTGAGTCTGGTACTGAGCGCTGCCCGTCGTGGTTCGCTGAAGCCGGGTGTGCCAGTCACCTACCGCGAAATTACTGTGGGTAAGGTCACCGGTTATGAACTGGGCCAGACCGCTGATCGCGTGTTGGTGCACATTTTGATCGAGCCGAAATACGCGCCACTGGTGCGCAGTGGCAGTCGTTTCTGGAACACCAGCG
- a CDS encoding paraquat-inducible protein A translates to MRAIDAGILVCTECHELNRQEADTDEQTCTRCGALVHARRPNSLTRTWALLITAAIIYIPANVLPIMTVSSLGQGDPSTIMSGVIQLVQHGMIPIAAVVFIASILVPTFKLVGIALLLFSVQRRQPLSARQRIWMYRFIEFIGRWSMLDIFVIAILVAVVNFGRLASVEANLGAIAFASVVILTMLAAVTFDPRLIWDNTESDDDHD, encoded by the coding sequence ATGCGGGCGATTGATGCGGGCATTCTGGTCTGTACCGAATGTCATGAGTTGAACAGGCAGGAAGCGGACACCGACGAGCAAACCTGCACCCGCTGTGGTGCATTGGTCCACGCTCGCAGGCCGAACAGCCTTACCCGCACCTGGGCACTGCTGATCACGGCAGCGATTATCTATATTCCGGCCAATGTCTTGCCGATCATGACTGTCAGTTCTTTGGGGCAGGGTGATCCGAGCACGATCATGTCCGGGGTGATCCAATTGGTGCAGCACGGCATGATTCCGATTGCTGCGGTGGTGTTTATTGCCAGCATTCTGGTGCCGACCTTCAAACTTGTCGGTATCGCGCTGCTGCTGTTTTCAGTACAACGACGTCAGCCGTTGTCCGCTCGTCAGCGCATCTGGATGTACCGTTTCATCGAGTTCATCGGCCGCTGGTCGATGCTCGATATTTTTGTGATCGCCATTCTCGTGGCGGTCGTCAACTTCGGCCGGCTTGCCAGTGTCGAAGCCAATCTTGGCGCCATCGCCTTCGCCAGTGTGGTGATTCTGACGATGCTCGCCGCAGTAACTTTCGATCCCCGACTGATTTGGGATAACACGGAGTCGGACGACGACCATGACTGA
- a CDS encoding paraquat-inducible protein A has protein sequence MSESVDAPGLSDLPLEDLVACHECDLLMRKPTLAHGEKALCPRCGYELYAHRHNVVQRSLALVIAALLLYIPANFLPIMQLNILGQSSQDTVWSGVLGLFNTDMQGVSIVVFLCSMAIPLLKLLCQLFVLLTIRFDIGRSYGLLLYRIYHHLKDWGMLEVYLMGVLVAIVKLADMAAITAGLGLACFIGLLLVQVWLEVVMSPHQIWQALSGEDAHAGD, from the coding sequence ATGTCAGAGTCGGTTGACGCCCCAGGGCTGTCAGATTTACCGCTGGAAGACTTGGTGGCCTGTCACGAGTGCGACCTGCTGATGCGCAAGCCCACACTTGCCCATGGCGAGAAAGCGCTGTGCCCACGCTGCGGTTACGAGTTGTATGCCCACCGCCATAACGTGGTGCAGCGCAGCCTTGCCTTGGTGATTGCAGCATTGCTGCTGTACATCCCGGCAAACTTTTTGCCCATCATGCAGCTCAATATCCTCGGACAGTCTTCGCAGGATACGGTCTGGAGCGGCGTGCTCGGCTTGTTCAATACGGACATGCAGGGCGTTTCGATCGTCGTATTCCTGTGCAGCATGGCCATTCCGCTGTTGAAGTTGCTGTGCCAGTTGTTTGTCTTGCTAACGATCCGCTTCGATATCGGTCGCAGTTACGGTTTGCTGCTTTACCGTATTTATCACCACCTCAAAGACTGGGGAATGCTTGAGGTCTACCTCATGGGCGTACTGGTGGCGATCGTCAAACTGGCGGACATGGCAGCCATCACCGCTGGCCTTGGCCTCGCGTGTTTTATTGGATTGTTGTTGGTACAGGTATGGCTGGAGGTGGTTATGTCACCGCATCAGATCTGGCAGGCGTTATCAGGGGAAGATGCTCATGCGGGCGATTGA